In Roseomonas gilardii, a genomic segment contains:
- a CDS encoding dsDNA nuclease domain-containing protein: MTGLASTILAAQPREKAGARTGARFAFQIHATLAKLLELHEAGIDYRALFDHFDDLTILVGSSRPTGLTFYQIKGREPGPWKATHLCSTSGDAPRTTVGKMYHHTTTFGGQVKAVIFLTNAPFEFALAAGGKSTPDHMVLVFPDLAVSATAAFAKALQLDFPAPRAPPEGDVIRFERTRVPLVGYDTFVKGRLLEMFNELPGSAIAPLYRTLVADITAKSNDTTVCATIEDLYARKGLGRGDLENMLSQAEAHRNILSYWGSVEAELVEMSRPLPARLKLRIAVTNYLRYRSKRMPEAFALYRALRQAAETVASAVSPTMTLCDVAALLAGQVDTNLKEAYDDLTWEAALLVEAFDAVNGQ, translated from the coding sequence ATGACGGGCCTTGCAAGCACCATCCTCGCGGCGCAGCCGCGAGAGAAGGCGGGCGCCAGGACCGGGGCGCGGTTCGCCTTCCAGATCCATGCCACCTTGGCCAAGCTCCTCGAGCTGCACGAGGCGGGGATCGACTACCGCGCCCTGTTCGACCACTTCGACGACCTGACCATCCTGGTCGGCTCATCCAGGCCGACCGGCCTAACGTTCTACCAGATCAAGGGCCGGGAGCCGGGCCCATGGAAGGCCACGCATCTCTGTAGCACCTCGGGCGATGCGCCGCGCACCACGGTCGGCAAGATGTACCACCACACCACGACGTTCGGCGGGCAGGTCAAGGCGGTCATCTTCCTGACCAACGCTCCGTTCGAGTTCGCGCTGGCTGCCGGCGGCAAGTCGACCCCGGATCACATGGTCCTGGTCTTCCCGGACCTCGCCGTCTCGGCAACGGCGGCGTTCGCCAAGGCGCTGCAGCTCGACTTTCCCGCGCCGCGCGCCCCGCCTGAGGGTGACGTCATCCGCTTTGAGCGGACGCGCGTGCCGCTGGTCGGATACGACACCTTCGTTAAGGGCCGGCTGCTCGAGATGTTCAACGAACTACCCGGCTCGGCCATCGCACCGCTGTATCGCACACTGGTCGCCGACATTACGGCGAAGTCGAACGACACCACCGTCTGCGCCACGATCGAGGATCTCTACGCCCGTAAGGGGCTGGGCCGCGGCGACCTGGAGAACATGCTTTCCCAGGCCGAGGCGCATCGTAACATCCTGAGCTATTGGGGCAGTGTCGAGGCCGAGCTCGTCGAGATGAGTCGGCCGCTGCCGGCGCGGCTGAAGCTGCGAATCGCCGTGACGAACTACTTGCGCTACCGCTCGAAGCGCATGCCCGAGGCCTTTGCGCTGTACCGCGCGCTCAGACAGGCGGCCGAGACCGTGGCCAGCGCCGTGTCGCCGACCATGACGCTCTGTGACGTGGCGGCCCTGCTGGCGGGCCAAGTGGATACCAACCTGAAGGAAGCGTACGATGATCTCACCTGGGAGGCGGCGCTTCTTGTGGAAGCGTTTGATGCGGTGAATGGTCAATGA
- a CDS encoding GntR family transcriptional regulator: MIRHAALTRTLVEGIASGRYPVGSLLPTEFELCDLYGASRHTVRIAINELVELGLVSRRKRAGTRVEARTAPGNYRQSLTSLDDLVQFGTSHRRVVRDTGRQVMDPALAHALGCPEGSSWWRISSLRLDGIPGAPPVGWTDVYVDGAYTGIPDLARASPDSLIATLIEQHHGRHVAEIRQDITAAAMPGHLSEVLQAEAGSPALRIVRRYLDHAGEAFEVSDTVHPAGRFTASSRLLRG; the protein is encoded by the coding sequence GTGATCCGGCATGCCGCCCTCACACGCACGCTGGTCGAGGGGATCGCTTCAGGCCGCTATCCGGTGGGATCACTCCTGCCGACGGAATTCGAGCTCTGCGATCTTTACGGCGCCAGCCGCCACACGGTCCGGATCGCGATCAACGAGCTGGTGGAACTGGGCCTCGTCTCCCGCCGGAAGCGAGCCGGTACCCGGGTGGAGGCGCGGACCGCGCCCGGAAACTACCGGCAGTCGCTGACCTCGCTGGATGACCTGGTCCAGTTCGGGACCTCGCACCGGCGGGTGGTGCGGGACACCGGGCGGCAGGTGATGGATCCGGCCCTGGCACATGCACTCGGCTGCCCAGAGGGTAGTTCCTGGTGGCGCATCTCCAGCCTGCGCCTCGATGGCATCCCGGGGGCGCCACCGGTCGGATGGACGGATGTCTACGTCGACGGCGCCTATACCGGGATCCCGGACCTCGCCCGGGCGTCGCCGGACAGCCTGATCGCCACGCTGATCGAGCAGCATCACGGGCGGCACGTGGCGGAGATCCGGCAGGACATCACGGCGGCCGCCATGCCTGGCCATCTGTCAGAGGTTCTGCAGGCGGAGGCGGGATCCCCTGCCCTGCGCATCGTTCGGCGCTACCTCGACCATGCAGGCGAGGCGTTCGAGGTCTCGGATACCGTCCATCCAGCAGGACGCTTCACCGCATCGAGCCGGCTCCTGCGGGGGTAG
- a CDS encoding class-II fumarase/aspartase family protein has translation MRPDLPPHASTVFDSALFRDAFGTPRMREAFSDYALIGRYIEVEVALARAEARCGVIPEAAAEQIASRCDIAALDFELLRHETDNVGYPILPLVHQLVKQCGEAGRYVHWGATTQDIMDTADVLRVRAGLEIVEGEIADLRRILAELAVRYRDTPMAGRTHLQQALPVTFGYKAAIWMAMFDRHAERLAQLKPRVLVGEFAGAAGTLASLGDKGLEVQQAFCEELGLGVPATTWHVARDGFAEVVNLLGLITGSLGKIAYDIMLMASTEFAEVYEPFVKGRGASSTMPQKRNPISSELMLAAAKGVRQHAGLMLDAMIQDLERATGPWHAEWMAVPESFLLAASALHQAKFALGGLIVDEARMRQNLAVSKGLIVAEAVMMGLAPFTGRDEAHDIVYDVCREVNEQGGTLAEALARHPEVTRHLDRAAIDRLTDPANYLGMAPQMVERAVAASRRQGF, from the coding sequence ATGCGCCCCGATCTGCCGCCCCATGCCTCCACGGTCTTCGACTCCGCCCTGTTTCGTGACGCCTTCGGCACACCGCGGATGCGGGAGGCCTTCTCGGATTATGCCCTGATCGGCCGCTATATCGAGGTCGAGGTCGCGCTGGCCCGGGCCGAGGCACGCTGCGGGGTCATCCCTGAAGCGGCGGCGGAGCAGATCGCGTCGCGCTGCGACATCGCGGCGCTGGACTTCGAGCTGCTGCGGCACGAGACGGACAATGTCGGCTATCCGATCCTGCCGCTGGTGCATCAGCTCGTGAAGCAGTGCGGAGAAGCCGGGCGCTATGTCCATTGGGGCGCCACCACCCAGGACATCATGGACACGGCCGACGTGCTCCGGGTGCGCGCGGGCCTTGAGATCGTCGAGGGTGAGATCGCCGATCTGCGCCGTATCCTGGCGGAACTGGCGGTCCGCTACCGGGACACGCCAATGGCTGGACGCACGCACCTGCAGCAAGCCCTGCCGGTGACCTTCGGCTACAAGGCAGCCATCTGGATGGCGATGTTCGACCGCCATGCCGAACGCTTGGCACAGCTCAAGCCGCGTGTCCTGGTCGGGGAGTTCGCCGGTGCGGCGGGGACGCTGGCCTCGCTCGGCGACAAGGGCCTCGAAGTCCAGCAGGCCTTCTGCGAGGAACTCGGGCTGGGCGTGCCGGCCACGACCTGGCACGTGGCCCGCGACGGCTTTGCCGAGGTGGTGAACCTGCTGGGGCTGATCACCGGTTCGCTGGGCAAGATCGCCTATGACATCATGCTGATGGCCTCGACCGAGTTCGCCGAGGTCTACGAGCCCTTCGTGAAGGGCCGCGGCGCCTCCTCGACCATGCCGCAGAAGCGCAACCCGATCTCGTCCGAACTAATGCTCGCCGCTGCCAAGGGAGTTCGGCAGCATGCCGGGCTGATGCTGGATGCGATGATCCAGGACCTGGAGCGTGCCACCGGCCCGTGGCACGCGGAATGGATGGCGGTGCCGGAGAGCTTCCTGCTCGCCGCCAGCGCCCTGCACCAGGCGAAGTTCGCGCTGGGGGGGCTGATCGTGGACGAGGCCCGGATGCGGCAGAATCTCGCGGTCAGCAAAGGCCTCATCGTGGCCGAGGCCGTGATGATGGGGCTCGCCCCCTTCACCGGCCGCGACGAGGCCCATGACATCGTCTACGACGTCTGCCGCGAGGTGAACGAGCAGGGCGGCACGCTGGCGGAGGCGCTGGCGCGCCATCCCGAGGTGACGCGCCATCTCGACCGCGCCGCCATCGACCGCCTCACCGACCCGGCGAACTATCTCGGCATGGCGCCGCAGATGGTGGAGCGGGCCGTCGCCGCCTCGCGGCGGCAGGGTTTCTGA